GTTTTTTAAGGGATCTCATAAGTTCTATGACGGATTTTCTACCAAGTATAGCTTCAAACTCTTCTGGTATGTATTCAGCTTTTAAGAGATATTCATTTACGTTCCCACCAAGTAAAGTTGCAAGCTTTATTACCTCTGCTCTCTCAAGCCAGCCTTCTCCATCAAGAACCTTTCTTATTCTTTTGTAAGGTATCCCTGCTTCATCAAAAAATTCTGGCGGTTTTACCGCAACGTGTTTTCTGAGTAAATCAAGAAATGCCCTTGGCATGGAACTCTTTACAGCATCCTGTTCCTGTTTTGTCTCTCTTCCCCCCTTTAATCTTAGCTTACTTCTTATCTCCTTTGGGGCTTTAATCTGGGCAAGATAGAAAAAGAACCTTTCCCGTAGTTCCTTCTCTTCCTGTTCGTTTTCTGCAAACACGTGGGCAAGCTTTGCAAGTAGTTCTTCAGAGGGAGTTCTCAGTCCCTTCTCTATATAAGATATGTGAGTGTAGTTTACATC
The genomic region above belongs to Methanofastidiosum sp. and contains:
- a CDS encoding helix-turn-helix transcriptional regulator, giving the protein MTPEEKLGNLIREYREKRGLLLQELGKKVDVNYTHISYIEKGLRTPSEELLAKLAHVFAENEQEEKELRERFFFYLAQIKAPKEIRSKLRLKGGRETKQEQDAVKSSMPRAFLDLLRKHVAVKPPEFFDEAGIPYKRIRKVLDGEGWLERAEVIKLATLLGGNVNEYLLKAEYIPEEFEAILGRKSVIELMRSLKKLPPEQLDKMISAIETILQTVIKNDESTR